The DNA region aatgattattaaattttcctttttattaattatatatttaataaatatgtaaactAATTATTTGTATCCAGTTTATAGTAGTGATATTCAATGGGTACCACTTGgtggacaaaaaaatatgtatccaaatggtgaaaatgattttgGTATGCTTGAAAAAGATATTCTTATTTGTAAAATGAGACCTGGACAAGAAATTTGTGCATATATGCATGCTGTCAAGGGTGTTGGCAAGGATCATGCTAAATTTTCACCAGTTGGTAAGTTgatttgttgatgaatcatcaataaattgtctaatttatttaaattatcataattttcctTTTAGCTACAGCAACTTATCGTCTCTTGCCTGATatccaattgaaaaaaaaaatcactggtGAACTTGCTGAGAAATTACAAAGCTACTTTAGTCCTGGTGTCATTGAACTTGTCAAAACTAAAGATGGTGTTGAAGCTAAGGTTAAAGATGCAAGATACGACAGCTGTTCACGTAATGTTTATggaaatgatgaattaaaaaattctgttGATCTTGGAAGAATTtctaatcattttatttgtaagtttaatttattcatctgctatcattatacaatatttatattttgtttatttttttttagttaatgtTGAAACTGTTGGTGCTATTCCAccaaatgtaatatttttggaATCAGTTaaagttctcaaaaaaaaatgtcgagTTTTCCTGGAAGAACTCGACAATATAAGTTAAGaatttttccaattaaaatatatgttgatttaatttttttaatttataaatttcaaataaaaacaaaatacatagtttttttattttttttttttgttcgaatAAACAACTTCAAGTTTAATAccaatatttttgtttaaaattatttttaaaaagcaaatatgaattttgataaaaatcaagaacatgaattatttgtcattgattttttagtaaaacgtttaaatttaacaagtgaaaaattggataaattaaagttaaatttattatctgttaatttaaaatttttagaatttccaaagcttataattaaattaaaaaatttatcaggtTATCAAAAGAgtgacaatttttttgatatatttactgGTAAAACGTGTATTTTCAGtgattattcatttgattttataaagaaaCTTGAGAGTGATCCAATTTGTCTGGAGATTCATAAAATAGTTGATGATTATTGTGACAGGAATGATGATAATCCAATTTGCTGgttaaaattaatagttaCTGGATGTTTTTGTACAGCTGATTCAagagaattttataaaattgaaaattcatatgaacttattgatggtgatgataaatcatctgGAGTAATTgatatatgtattaaaatatcacGTCTTGGTCAATGTCTTCAGCATAAATTCGAGACTGATAAAGAGTCATTGAGTTTTAAAGAAGTTAATTCTTCAAGTGTATACATTTGTAAAAAgctaattgataaaaatgataaaataaaagataaactTTGGACTCCAAGAATGAAAGAAactgtcaataaaaatattgagattagaaatatatttggtATTTCTATGCTTTGCAaagatgtttttgaaaaacaacCAGATTCATCAgttgatgaatcaaaaaatgaaGAGTCGACTGACAATCAACctgatgtaaataaaaatttaccttgCAATAGTGGGACGtgttctaaaataatattatcaggtTTTAAAGACATCGAAATGAATTTAGAAACAATTAAAAGtcaagataatattattattgatcgTCTTCGTGGTGGTTATGGTGATAAACCTAATCAATTTGATAGTTGTTTTTGTAAAGATAAACCACCACATGAATACAGTTATCCAGGAGAGCCAAAAAAACCATGTCAAGCAATTGACTGTCTATCAAAAGCCCTGAAAGATGctgaaaattttgttgaatcTATTGGAAAAATACCTGGAATGGAAGGTCTAGGTCTTACAAATCCAACTGATAGTCCATACTTTAATATAAgtcgaaaaaattttaaaaaaccatctccaagaaatataatttctatAAAACCTGATCACAAAATTccagataaatttattgatttttcaagctttaaaaaaaatacagttgttgataaaattatcgaaaaaGCTAACAATATTTCTGATGAACaaaaacatgtaaataataatcaacaaattgacaaaattaatgacctaaaaaatgaaaattcttcaaatataaatgacataaataatagtttaaaaaaaaaaaaaaaaaaatcattaaaattaaaaaagaaaaaggccaataaatttaataaacataaacaaaaatattcaacaaaaataatgaataaatctAGTAAAAATCCGTATGATGTTAAAGTAAGTAAACGGGTGTTGAATTTAGTGAGATCAGTTAGTCCAAGTGGATGTTATGGTCATCGAAGTTGTGTAGAAATAAGATGTCGTGTTCCTCGTAACATGGGCTGGTTAtggaatacaaaaaaaacaccTGGTAATATCAAGCCAAAAATTGATTGGAAACCTGGTGCAATATCACGACGTGTTTGGcaaatatttcaatcaaaaaGAGCTGCTAAATCACTTGATGATATTGACGTGAGACCAGTTGTAATACCAATggttaaaggaaaaaaaaataaatttaaatcaaaaagtttattatcGTCATTGGCACGAAGTCAACGTGgaagaaaaattgatgaatttgcAACTACTCCATCTCTTCatattcatagaaaaaaaggtGACTATTATTTTACCATGTATCCagtgaagaaaataaatactgaTACATcaaatgaagatgaagatgttAAAccattacaatttaaattaactaaaaatcaTGATGGTGATTCTGATCCTTCTGATCAGTCTGATTtagaaattgaattttcaccACCTGGTGCACTTGATAAAccatcaaaaattattgaatataaacaTGCTGATACTCAAGTAACACATcaagaaattataaatgcTTTTAAAAGTGAAACACTTccagttgttaaaaaaaaattaaaaattgctaaaaaaaaataattttataataaattttcactagtttaaataaaattagattaatttttcatattgtctTTTAGAGCACAGTATTTTTCTaaagtgttttaaaatttaaaaaaaattacttgtctATTTTTTCAAACGTACAatcatatcaattaaaaaaatcaatcaaattttttatactaaaaattttaataaatcaagaaacagaaaataataatttttataattaaaaaaattattatcaatgtacTACCAAGTAGccttgattattaaataatttttttcaatttttttctcaacttaCATAataacatgaattttttataaatgaataaataattaatacgataaaaaaagatttaaaaaaaaattaatttgtttataaaataaaagctataaaaaatattttcatttgaattttaaaaattcatataagttggctgtaaaaatattaatagaacATTATCATTTGTGTGTTGCTAGCTggatgttgataaaaataaatcatcaatttatttagaaaaacaatattgtatTCGACAGCTGTCTATGCATATGTATGAGTGCAGTAAAGTACTGACTGGTTGTAGACATTTACAGTGTTTCTATATGTACATGTTCAGTCAAGATAAGATACTTGTTTGGAGCACACAAAACTCACGACCTTAAGAAGTGtagtgttgatattttttaaaaattaattaaccgcttattttataattttatatactgttttttatatttttttaaattttcatatagaaaaaatatagtgtAAATTATTTCGATTGTGTAATTATCAAAACAGTTACATTGATTTCGATTTTCGATTAATTtctgtgaaaattttattgaggCTGCAAGTGGATTTAATTGCTCCAATTtaggtaaataaaattgagtaattaattaatttttttgctcactaatttgtttttaaaatagccatttagttttattattaaatttagagaaaaattgaatttttaataatacagttTTAGTTGTTTGATAAACCTGTTTATTTTAAGTTATAACCGGCATTAATGTCAAGTTGATTTTTACTTGAATTGTTGGTTTGACCTTAATCATCATGACTAGCGGATTAATTCCGACAGAGGGGGTAGATCTCGATGtaaagtgttttttattttttttgttatttgtattCAATCTGTCTGCGCATGATCGTTTTAAGGGAGAAAAAAAAcggtatttttttatgatattgtttttgtaattactaattatgcttgtattttttaattggctAAAAATTCTtgcataaaaattcaattttatcctggtttttttttcagtataatttttattgattgaaatatttctttacattaaaattgatcatggaatttttattttttcgcatgaaaaaaaaaaaattctctgattgcaaaataaatactatttatttgtaattactttgtttaatattatcattaaattataattgtagaaacttgataaaaaaatctatcgaAATTCTTGGAAAATTGCTccgtaatttaaaatttttctccgttagtttgaattttttctccaGGATTTCGCAGATTTTAAGCAGCActgatatataattatttttctaaaatttcttgttgtttattataatgaaattttaatcagtaacggttaaaaaaaatgatggaatATCTCAGGTTATCTGAGACTGGCTAGACAGTTTATCGTGAATTTGTCCTTCAACTTAACATTGCATTTTTTTCATCCAAGATAAATTactaatgtaaaattaaaaatacatatgtcGTTTTAATTaagtacataaattttatcgaagatttttttattctttcatgAACCAATTggaaaacattttaattcaaCGTAAAAAAGTCGACAAAATTTTCTGCTTGATCTGCAAAAAGTGTcgcataaatatttaaaggaaCTTGGAAAGCCATAGTGAtcaatcaacaatttattattcttcacTGGactaattaaaaagaaaataaatagctATGAATAAAGCAGTGCTGACTGGATTTCATTTAACTGCATTTGCAGTATTTTCATTTGCTGTTTATTACGATTTCATGTACACAATAATACCAGCAAGAATCAACAAGTTGCACAGTGGCTATGgaggaaaatttaaatttctaacaTACTGGGATGCGGttcgtaaaaatttaattaccattatttttaaaaattcatttaaatattaattaagtcttaaataatttacagattGCTCAAGCATTgttctttttaatttgtacACTTAATGATTTTTGTGGAACAAATTCACCTTCACCAAAAACTCGACCACTTTTAAGACGAATCAAGGATTATTTCCATGCAACTTATAGCTTTCCTCTGGCTATGGtaagatgaagaaaatattgaagaaacATTATCagcttaattaatttgtttctCAATGAAATTGTTTCTCAAagttggataaataaattatgaaaattattaaagtcaATTTGTTGTTGCAGTTTGTTGGTGTTACATTTTGGGCATTGATGTTTGTCGATCGTGAGTTGGTGCTACCAAAAGCTATTGATCCATATTTTCCATCGTGGCTGAATCATCTCATGCATACACTCATCATGGTTACAACAATTATCGAGATGATCATAGCTCCAAGACAATATCCAAAGAGATCACGTGGATTTTCTGGATTGCTTGGAGTCATGCTCATATATCTTGTTtggtaatttaattgttcatttatatattatccaAGTTACAAAGATtgattagtttatttaaatgtttttcattttttttcgcttgacaggatgcattttatttacttCAAGAGTGGTTTCTGGGTATATCCAGTGATGGAAGTATTGTC from Aphidius gifuensis isolate YNYX2018 linkage group LG5, ASM1490517v1, whole genome shotgun sequence includes:
- the LOC122858416 gene encoding androgen-induced gene 1 protein-like, with amino-acid sequence MNKAVLTGFHLTAFAVFSFAVYYDFMYTIIPARINKLHSGYGGKFKFLTYWDAIAQALFFLICTLNDFCGTNSPSPKTRPLLRRIKDYFHATYSFPLAMFVGVTFWALMFVDRELVLPKAIDPYFPSWLNHLMHTLIMVTTIIEMIIAPRQYPKRSRGFSGLLGVMLIYLVWMHFIYFKSGFWVYPVMEVLSLPLRIVFFLVLFAFSVVLYIAGEKFDQLLWGSAKKNIKGSNKKKSK
- the LOC122858414 gene encoding DNA-directed RNA polymerases I and III subunit RPAC1 isoform X1, yielding MSFKQPIPRVILGEYGIPNANEYSNLRSPGPWNIEKYKENIKISVVKKTEEDGICKEIEFDIVGCSHALANAYRRIMLSEIPSMAIEKVFILNNTSMIQDEVLAHRLGLVPLKANPMFFDDPSPSTNDNDEVSEQDTLRYELKIKCTKNPEAPKDSQEPKAIYCNSHVYSSDIQWVPLGGQKNMYPNGENDFGMLEKDILICKMRPGQEICAYMHAVKGVGKDHAKFSPVATATYRLLPDIQLKKKITGELAEKLQSYFSPGVIELVKTKDGVEAKVKDARYDSCSRNVYGNDELKNSVDLGRISNHFIFNVETVGAIPPNVIFLESVKVLKKKCRVFLEELDNIS